The genomic DNA CACCGCTGCGGGCTGATCCCATGCCGCCCATGAGCAGTTGGGCGAGGATGTCGGCACGCAACTGGTCCCTGGTCCGGGGATCCCCGGCCAGCTGTTCTCCCTGGGCGGAGGTGCTCAGGGCGGTGTAGATCTGCTGGGCTTCCGGTGCCGGCAAAAGGGCCGAGAGCCAGGACATGCCGTCCTCAACCGGATCCAGGGTGACCTTCCGTTTCTCGAAGGCGCTTTGGTGCCGAGCAGGAATGGTTTGCGGATATTTATTCTCCCGCAGTCTGCGGGCTTTGGCGGAGAACTGTGCCCGGGTCTGTCCTGTGGCAGCGGCCAGCAGGTCCGCTTCAAGTTCCGGCAGGTCAGCGGCGGGAACGTTCTCGCACTGGTCCAGAAGGACCTGCGCATGCCCGTAACTGAGCTTTCCCTCTTCCAGCGCGGTGAGGGTCGCGGCGTGCGGACCGCAGAGGCTGCCGGCCTCGTCCATCAGCCGCTGTGCCGTCATTTGCGGGACTCTCAGGATGGCCGCACACTCTGCGGAGGCGAGGCTGAACGCCATACCCGGTTCCAGCCGGCCGGTGGCGTCATGGTAGCTGTCCCGGAAGATCTCCTGCATGCGGTTCATCAGCCGGGCCTGCTGGGCCTGCGCCCAGGAGATCAGATGTCCCATCCGGCCCAAGGCTTCGCCCGTGGTTACTTCGTCGAAGGACTCAAGATTCGCCAGGGCCAGGGTTCCGGTAAATCCGTCCGGATAACCGTTGCCTGAGCATTCCGCATTGCCGGGGGCGCCCGCGGGACTGGTGGAAGCAGAGGCACTGGCTGTACGCGTGGAACTTGCCGCGGGCATGGCATCTGAAGCTAAGGGACTGGCTGCACGCATGGGACTCGCGGCGGGCACGGCGTCCGCGGACCGTGCGACAGCTTCGCCTGCAGGGTCGGCACGATATACCGCAAGGCTCGGAGACACGACAGACGGTTTCGAAGGCGCATCCGGACCGCCGGCTGCCCCTTCCCGTGGAAGGTCTTCGCCGGCCGGTATTCCGGTTCCGCACCCGGTATTCCCGTCCTGATCCATGCTTTCAGCATTTCATCCGGCACTGACATTTCAGAGCCAAAAACAGGCGCAAAACGGCACCCCGTAAAACTCGAAATACCCGTCTTTTGGGGCCAAACTACCTATCCGCGCTAGCCCCTGAAACATGTTCCAGCAGCATGTCCCTGCAGCGCGGAAAAGAGGGTCGTTCCCGCCCACTGGATTGAGAGGCCCGCGCCCGAAAGCGCTGACCGGCAGACTGTCACCGTCTTTGCACCGGCCAACCTGATTCTGATGAGGGCTACTTCTCCTCTGTCGAGGCCTCCGAGGCCGGCACATCCGAAGCAGGGGCCTCCGAAACCAACGATTTCCGAGCCGATGCTCCCGAAGTCGAGGCCTCCGAGCCCGACAATTCCCGTCCCGGGCCCTCCCGATCCGCGTTCCCACCTGCGCCCCCGCCGTCGCTCCCGCCGTTGCCCCCGCCGTCGCTCCCGCCGTCGTTCACGCCCGCGCTCCCGCCGTTGCCCCCGCCGTTGCCCCCGCCGTTGCCCCCGCCGTCGCTCCCACCCGCGCCCCCGCCGTCGCTCCCGCCGTCGTTTACACCCGCGCCCCCGCCGTCGTTCACGCCCGCACCCCCACTGTGGGAACCGTCGTTGGTTTCCAGCCGGACGGGAATTACCCGCCAGGCGATGATGCCGGCAACTGCCAGGATGAGTGCGGCAATCAGGGATGTCACCTGCATGGCATCCGTGAAAGCATTCTGGGCGTCCGCAATCAGCTGTGTGGCGCCGTCGTCGAGCACCTGCAGCCCGGAGGCCAGAGAATCTGTCACCGCAGCGCGTGTGCCGGCGTCGAGCTCCGACATGGCTGGAAGATTCGTACGGTACAGGGCGCTCAGGGCGGATCCGAGGACAGCGATTCCCAGGGCGACACCAAGCTCGTACGCAGTTTCCGAGATGGAGGACGCCGCTCCCGCACGTTCCCTCGGAGCCGAAGCGACTACCGCATCCGTTGACAGCGTCATCGCCAGACCAATACCCAGTCCGGTCACGACCAGTGCAACAGCAATCCCGAGGTAGCCGCCAAGTTCCTCCGCACCGGCAAGCAAAACAAGGCCCGCAGCTCCCAGAAGCAGACCGCCGCCCACTGAGCGCCCGACGCCGAACCGGGCCACAGCGAACCCAATGACAAACACCACCGCCATCATGGCAATAGTGACGGGGAGCTCGGCCAGACCGGCCTTCAGCGGACCATAACCACGCACCAGCTGCAGGTACTGGGAAAAGAAAAAGAGCAGGCCACTGAGGGCAAAGATGGACAGCCCGTTGGCGACGACGGCACCGCGGAACGCAGGCAGGCGGAACAGTTCAATGTCCAGCATCGGGTTGCTGGAGAGCCGCTGCCGGCGGATGAATACCCACCCGGTCAGGAGGCCCAGAACCAATGCCGCGAAGCCGATGGCGTCGACCCCGCTGCTGAACGTGTGTTTGACCGCGTAGACAACGGCAACAATCGATGCGATGGAGAGCAGCGCGGAAAGCAGATCCAACTTACCCGGACGCGGGTTACGCGACTCCGGCAGCAAAACGGCGCCGCTGATCAGCAAAAGGAGCATAACCGGGATGTTGATGAGGAACACAGATCCCCACCAGAAGTTCTCCAGCAGGATGCCGCCCACCAGCGGTCCCAGGGCGGCACCGCCGCCGGCTCCAACGGACCACACGGCAATGGCGCGGGTGCGCTGAGCCGGGATGGTGAAGACGTGCCGGATGATGGACAGGGTGGACGGCATAATGGTGGCACCGCTGACGCCCAACAGGGCCCGGGCTGCGATCAGCACTTCGGGGGATGGGGCAAATGCGGCAATCGCTGACGCGATGCCGAAACCCGCCGAGCCGATAAGGAGCAGTTTCTTGCGGCCGATACGGTCGGCAACGTTACCCATGGTGACCAGCAGGCCTGCCAGCGCGAAGGAATAGATGTCGCCGATCCAGAGCAGCTGGGTCGATGTGGGTTCGAGCGATGCGCTCAGCGACGGCACGGCCAGGGCCAGGACGGTGCCATCTACCGCCAGCAGCATGACCGCAAGCGTAAGGACACCGAGGGACGCCCATTCACGGGGTCCGGCCGGTGAGGGGGCAGGGGACTGAAGGGTCATGCCTTCACCGTAATAGACCATCTGGTCGGTTCTGAGTTCGCCGTGGTCTGTGACACGCGGGGGCCCGTCTGTACAACTTACCCGACAGTCCGGTCCGCCAGCTACAAGCCAGGTACCCCGTGGCGGCTACCCGGCGGAGTCGGCGTCCAAGCCGGCATACGTGGACCAGAATGAGGCAGGATCTCGAGGCCGGTTAGTCAACAGGCCTTCAAGATACAACAGGTGGGTATGCCATCCGGGAAGGTAGCCGCCGGCTTCGGCGCCCAGACCGTCGTGTGCCAATTCCAGGTGCGTCCCGTCGCCGTCGGCCGCGAGGGAGATCCGAAGGTGGGACAACGGCTCGTCCGGAAATTCCCACGTCATGGACAGTATGCTGCCCGGCTCGCAGGTGAGGACTTTGCTGGTGCTCGAGTAGTCCTCGGCGTGTCTGATGATCACCACATCGCCGGCTGCGAAGCGGCCGGAGGATAACGTGCCCAACCAATGAGGCAATGCCTCGGAATCGGTGAGGCCCCACCAGACCCGGGCGGGCGGAGCCGGCATGGACCATTCCAGCACAACGCGGTCAGGCCCAGGTTCGATACAACGGCTGATCAGCGGCATGCCCGGAGCCTACCGCAGCAGTGTCATTCCCGGCACCGCGCGCCGCACCGGCCCTGCCACTGGCATGCCCCACGTACGTACGCAGAATGCCGCCTGTACGGCTTACCCGACAGTCCGGTCCGCGTTCGGATTGCGAATGCCCAGCACCGCTATCAGGGCAGCAGCAAAAAACAGCCCCGCCGCCGTCAGTGCCGTTTGCCGGAAACCGGGATAGCCCAGCGCACCGCCGGACACCGTCCCCACCAGTGCCACCGCAATCAGCCCGGCCACCCGGGAGACGGCGTTGTTCACTGCCGAACCGATCCCCGCCTCCTCTTCGCGCAGGGCGCCGAGGACGGCAGTGGTCAGCGGAGCGACCATAACACTGAGCCCGAACCCGAAAAGCAGCAACCCGGGAAGCAGTTCGGTGACCAGGTCCACCGGCGGCTGAACGGTCAGCAGCAGCAGGAAGCCGGTCCCGCAGATCGCCGGACCGGCGGCCATAAAAGCCCGAGGCCCGTACCGGCCGGACATCCTGCCGAAATACGTGGAGAACAGCAGCATGGCCACAGGCAGCGGCAGCGAAATGAAACCGGCCTCAATGGCGCTGTACCCGGCGGCCTTCTGTACAAACACGGTCACGGCAAAGGACCCCAGCGAAATTCCCGCGTAGGCCGCCGCGGTGACCAGATTGCCGTAGCGGAAGTTCCGCGCCCGGAACAGGGACAACGGCATCATGGGAGCCGGAGTGCGTGCCTCGCGCAGGAAGAAGAACACCAGCGCCGCAACGCCACCGACCAGGGGCACGACGACGCCGGGGTGGCCCCAGCCGCGGCGCTCCTGTTCAATGAGCGCGTAAACGGAACCGGCAAGCCCCGCGACGGCCAGCGCCGCCCCCGGAATGTCCAGGGACATGCGGCGCAGCGTGCCGCGGTCCCGGAGGCCCGCGCTGAGCAGGAGGGTCACCGCCACGGGCAGCACATTCACCGCGAAGATCCACCGCCAGCTGGCCCAGTCCACCAGCACGCCGCCCAGCAGCGGGCCGATGATCGCCGCCGTCCCGGTCCAGGCCGTCCACTGCCCGACGGCGCGTCCGCGTGCCTCGTCCCGGTACGCCGTCGTAATAAGCGCCAGGGAGCCGGGCACAAGCAGTGCGCCCGCCATTCCCTGGAGGGCCCGGGCAATGATCAGAACCTCCGGACTCCAGGCCAGGGCGCAGGCCAGGGATGCGGCGCCGAAACCCAGGAGACCGAGGCGCAGGACCCGCAGGCGGCCGAACATGTCCGAAAGGGAGCCCGCGAGCAGGATCAGGGCGCCGAGAGTGAGCAGATATGCGTTGACGGTCCATTGCTGGGTCGCCAGCCCGCCGCCGAGTTCCGTGCCGATTGCAGGCAGCGCCACGGTAACGATGGACCCGTCCAGGAAGGCGATAAAGGAGGCGAGGATGGCGACGGCGAGAAGGCGGGCGTTTCCGGCGGGAACCGGCGCGGGTGCGGTGTCCGGCATATCGGGTGGTCCCTTTCTTCAGGTGCTGCCGTTCGCCAGCGGGCCGCCGGTCAGCAGGCAGCCCAGCTCAGCAGGCAGCTCCGGTCAGCAGAGAACCCGGCTCAGCAGAGAACCCGGCTCAGCAGGGCTCCCGGGCGGCTCCAAGGTCCAGCGGCTTGAGCATGGAAGACAACCCGAGCCGCGCGGACTCGGAGCAGAAGTCCAGCGTGCCCTCGTATTCGACATGCAGCACTGCCTTGCCCGCCTCGGTGAAGGGTGCATAGCTGTCGCATTCGCTGTACCGGACGCATTCCTCATTAATCGCGAAATCAAAGTGCTCCACAAGGTCCGGAATCTGATCCAGGTCATTCTTCAGTGCAACGGACAGGCCGCGGTCCCGGGCGAGTGCGGCCACGGCACGGTTGTAGGCCAGCTGGTCCTCTGCGGTCAGAGGGAAACCGGATTCATTGACGTAGCCGTCCACGTTGTCCGGTTCCACCGCATCGAACCCCTTGGCCACACATGTGTCCATCCGGTCCGCCATGATGGGCAGCAGGATGTCCATCCGGCGGATGTCCAGCCAGCGTTCATCCGGCCAGCCGTCGAGGACGGTGCCAAGGACGGAATCCGGGAACTGGCCGGCGTCGCCGCGGTATTCCTCCCAGGATCCTGCGGAAAGGTAGCAGATGACGCCGCTTCCGGCCCGGTGCAGGGTGTCGACGTCGGCCGCCGTGGTGGTTTCGTAGTCGACGTCAAAGCTGTCGGCGGCCACGTCCAGGTCCAGGGGGCCGGAGAGCTGCCACTGCCAGCTGCCGCCGGGTGACGGCGCCCAGTTACCGCCCGACGACGGCGCGCCGCCGGGCGAGGGCGGGGAAGGGGCACCGGCGCCAGTGCCCGCCGTGTGGGCGGCCGGGGACCCGCCGCCGTCGGCCGTTGCACACCCGGCCAGAAGCAGCAGCAGTGCGGCAGCTGCCGGAAGGCGCGCCTTCACCGGTCCGCCGGGTGGCCGGCCGCCAGCTGGTCCGATACCGCAGTGGGCGGGCCGAGCCACGGATTGGGCAGGTGCCGGTCAGTAGCGAAAAGATGGCCGGCACCGTGGCGGGCGGCTGCCAGCCGGAGAGCAGGCAGTTGTCCCGGGGCGCCGGTGTGGACGAGGTGCCACAACCGTGCCGGGGGTACCCGGCGCGCCCAGGCGGGGTGCCGGAAGCCGGCGTAGGCCTCGGCGGTTCCCTCGAAGACTGAGGTGACATCAAAAAGTTCCAGATGAGCAGGCGAGGGAAACACTCCCGGGTTGGCAGCGAGCAGGGACACCCCGGCGTCCCGGGCCACACCTGCGTATTGCCGGCAGCGGCGCACGGTCCCGGTGGTGGAGGGGACTTCATCGAACATTATGCCGTCCACGTGGTAGAGACGCTGCCATGCCCGGATTTCGCGGATGACCTCCGCGGTGCGCCGGTGTCCGTAAGCCAGGGTGACGTATCCGAGCAGGCGGATGCGGCGCAGCCGGGCCACGGCCTGCGGATAGTAGGGATCCTCATCCCCGCCGGGGCCGTTGTGGACGTTGAGCACGGCAAAGGACACCTCCTGCGCGGCGAGCCATGCCCAGTCCTGCGGTGCTGCTGCGGGGTGGATATACCAGGGGATCGCCAGCCTGGGCGGGGTGATGGGCGGTGCCGTCAGGGGGGCCTTCACAGCCGGGACTTCCTCACTGCCCGGACCTCCTCACGGCCGGGACACCCTCATGCGTACGTCCGCGGATCGGCGACGCGTGTGAGCAGGACGGTGAGGCCGATGGCCAGGAATCCCAGGGCCACCAGAAGCCCGGCAAGGTTGCCCACCACAATCCAAACCGCTGCCGAGAGTGATGCCGCCGCGGCAAAGCCCACTGCACCGCGCGGCAGGCCGAAAGCGTTGAGGGTAGTGGAGGTGGTGGCCAGGGAGCTGAAGGTGGCGGCAACAATGATTGTGGTGGCCACCCGGTTTTCCTCCACCAGGAAAAGGACAACCAGAGCGGATACCACGGCGGAAATCACCACGATCGCAGCGGATATGGCCATGGTCAGCAGCCAGGCGTTCCGGGCGGCATGCCGCAGCAGGGGAGTGCGCTGGGAGGACCACTGGAGGCGTTGGCGCATCAGGACAAGCGCCGGGTCTGTTGCCGCAGCGGCGACCACGGTGGCTGCGACCAGCGCCGTGCCCTCCCAGGCCGGCAGCCGGGTCAGGGCCATCGATAGCGCGGCGGCCAGGAAGCCGGCCTGGGCTGCCGGCGGGATGGCGGCTTTCCAGTCACCGCTGTTCAGCACCCGCCGTTCCTTAATGGTGCGCTGCTGGGCGATGAAGAGCGCGGTCACGGACACGATCACTGCTACGGCCACGGTCGCCACGATAAGGGGAGCCCCACGGTAACCGAGCAGGATCTGCAGGGTGACGACGCCCGTCCCGACGGCCAGGACGGCCAGTAGGAAACGGGACCGGCCAAGAATCACGAGCATGGACACAATGCAGGAGTACCAGCACCAGGCCATGAGCAGTGCGGCCGCGGAGCCGTCGTGGCCGGGCAGCAGGAGGGAAACCACCAGATAACAGGCCAGGACCGAGGTCACCAGCAGCGTGGCGGCGGTTCCGCGGGCAATGCCGCGTTTGAGCTGTCCCGCGCCCGCGTAGGCCCAGACAATTCCGGACACTGACTGGCCGATCACCCAGGCGCCGATACCGGCTATCAGGATTTCGCGCGTGTTGGCCGCCAGCATGGTGGCGGTGAGGCCGCCAAGGACAGCACCGAGGATCAGGATGATGGCCCGCCGCGCGGCTTCCATCAGGGCGCCCTTGCCGAGCCAGCCCCGGGGACCGTGGGGAACCCGGGTAGCGCCGCGGACCTGCACCATCGTCTGCGCATAGGCGAAAACGTCGGCAGCACCGTGGCGCTGACGGACCAGGCGGTCGCTGAGCCCGGATGCCTCCAGTCGTGCCGTAATTTCAAACGTATCCACGGCGTCATAGGAAATGCCGTTTTCGTCAAAATTCGGCAGGGGGTTGCCGGAGGCGGGCAGGGTAACGCTGTCGGCGCTCATACCGAGAGTCCCAACGCGGCTTTGTCCACGCTGAACGGCGCGGTGGCGGGCAGCGGGCCGGGATGCTCAAAGAGGACCCGATCCCTGGCAGCGGCATAGGCCTCGCGGTAACGGGCGAGGCAGCGTTCCAGCGTGAACTCGGCGAGGGCACGACGTCGTGCGGCCGCTCCCATGGCGGCCCGCAGTTTGGGGTCCGTCAGCAGCGTGATGCAGGCGTCTGCGAATGCCGCAGCATCCCTGGCGTCCACGAGCATGCCCGCCGTGTGCTCGTCATCGAGGCATTCGGCCACACCGCCGACGTCTGTATTAACCGTGGCACGTCCGCACATCATGGCCTCGATCAGGGTGAACGGCAGCCCCTCGGAAACACTGGACAGTGCCACCACGTGGCCGGCGGCGATGGCGGGGCGGCTGCCCTTGGTCGGGCCTTCCCAATGCACGGCGTCGGTAATCCCGAGCGTTTCCGTCTGGCGTATCAGACCGGCACGGTAGCCCACGTTCTCGGCCGGGGTGGGGCCGAAGATGCGCAGCTGCGCGTTGGGTATCCGCTGGCGCACCAAGGCAAAGGCGGAGATGAGGGTCCCCAGGTCCTTTAGCGGATCTATCCGTCCCACAAAGCTGATGGTGGGGAGTTCGGGCTCCGTGGTGACGGGCTCGAACTTCGCCGGGTCCACGCCGTTGGTGATGGTGTGGATACGTTCCGGGCGGGCCCCGAGGCGCCGCTCCCAGCGTGCGTTGAACCGGTTCACCGGCAGCACCATGTGCGCGCTGGTGACCGCCACCTGGCACAGGCGGCGCAGGAACGCCGTCACTGCCCGCCGTACCGGCCAGGAGAAATCGGCGCCGTAGAGCGCCAGGTACCGCTCACGCAGATATACCCCGTGTTCAGTGAGCAGTATGGGAGTGCCGTGCCGCCAGGACTGGGACAGGGCGATCAGTGACGACGGTCCGTTGCTGGAGGCGTGGATGACGTCCATTCCGGACAGCCGGCGGTCTACGAGGGCCAGCGCGCGGTCCACAATACTGGCGGTCATCACCGCGTCCGCGACGGACATGGGCTCTTCGCCGGTGCTGACCAGATGCCGCGTCCAGGCGGTGAGAATGGGCTCCACCGATCCGCGGGTGGCCAGGGCACGGGCCAGTCCTACCCTGTTGCTGATGTCCACCAGATGCCGGAGGGCGTTTTCGGTCCTCCCCACCGGGTCCGCCGTATCGGACCCCAGCGCGGCGTCCCAGAGGCGGGTGAGTTCATATTGGACGGCTTCGAGCGCGTACCGGCGCCGGTTGCCGTGCCGCAGCGGTGACACGGCAGGCCCCCATACCGGGACCAGGCTGACTGACCGTACATTTGGCGGCAGTTTCCAAATGGGCCGACCGGCGTCGCCCCCGGTCAGCGCCACCAGGTGAAACTCGTGCTCCGGCATGCCGGTTACCAGCTGGTCACACCAGGTGCTGACGCCGCCGGTTGCTACGGGATACGTGCCCTCAGTGATCAGCGCTATCTTCAACGGGTCATCCGTTCGGTGCGCCGAGGGTGCCGGGGCGCCCGCGGGTCACCGGACTGGACGGGATGGATCACATGCGGCATGTTGAGGCCTTCTCCTGGACGGATACCGTCACCTGGCGGCGGTATCGGCTTCCAGTAGACAGCTTCCGGCGGCGCCAGACATAAGTACCGGCTACGTGCGCACTACGTGTGCGGCGCTGATGTGCCAGCGGTGGGCGGCCGCCCGGCTCGGCGTCGCCGTCCTCCTCAACCCCGGGCGTCGGTACACCGGCCCGCCGGCGAGAGTTCCGCGTGCTGCTGCCGGAACTACTCGACGTCGTAGACGGCGGCCGGATCGCGCTCGAGAATGCGATCGCGCATCTGGAGCTTCAGGACCTCCAGATGGGCCAGCTCGGCGGCCGTCTTATCCGGTTTGCCCGTCAGCTCGATGAACTCGTCCGCGACGATGCCGTCATTCCGGAGCACGCAGGTCACCGTGGCATCCCCGGTGCTGAGCTCAAAGACGTAGCGGGCCAGTGTGTTGCCGCGCTCGGTGCGCGACAGTTCGGGAAGCACGTTGTAGCGGTTTTCGGTGACTGCCCGTGTGACCAGCTCGAAGGTATCCCGGGCTCCGGGGCCGCCGAACGGGGTACTCACGGTGATATCGCGGCGCTCAACCCGGCCGCCGGCACTACTTGCCGCCAGCACCGGCAGCGCCCGGCCGAGCGCGGCGAAGGCATGCGCCACACCGCCGGGGAAACCCGGTCCGTGGTACTTCATGCAGTCAGAGAACGTGAAGGTCAGCTCGACGCCGTCCTCCCATACGGTGAGGGTCCGGTCCGGATGGGGGACGGGCGTCTGTTCGGGACGTTCGGGTGTTGCTGCATGCTTGCTCATGAGGGTTCTTCCGGGGTTTCGTCTCTCGGACCGGCGGGTAACCGGCGGTCGCTTCAGGGTGGTCGCTTCAGGGCGCGGGCGCTCGGCGCGTTTCGCTAGGCGGCGGTGTCCTTGATGACCGTGTAGGAGGCAACCGTGTTGGGTGCCTGCATGCCGGGTGCCTGGTCATCGGAGTGCGAAGCCTTGAAGGAATCCGACTTCAGCCACGCAAAGAAATCTTCCTTGGAGTCGAACTCCATTGTGGAGAGGTACGTGTTGCTCTTTCCCTCCGGACGCATGAGGGTGCTGCGGCCCAGGCCGGGGACGCCTTCCAGATTGGCCATGCTGTCGATGAAGGCCTTCTCAAAGGCTTCGGCCGTTTCCGGCCCGACTTCCAGGGTGTTGACCACTACGTACATTTTTGATCCTTCACGGTGTTCTGCGGACAAGGGATTTGTCCCGGGGACATTATATCGACGTGGTGTCGGGAAAACGCATGCGGCGTTCGCCCCATGGTGTTCATTGACGGCGATACTCTGTCCCCGCGGCATTCAACCGGGCCGCCTGCAGCGTCACTGATCCGCTGCGCATGGTTGCCTCGCCCAGCAGATAGGCGGCCGGGAGGTGATCACCTGCGGTGTTAACCCCTGACCTGGCTCTCGTCCACGGGAAGGGTTATTCCGTGATGGTCATCGGCGAAGACAGGAACGGGCGAAGCTCGATCCATTCGCGCAGCGGTTTTCCTCCGGCGGCCGGTGCCGCGGAGAGTTCCCCGGCGAGTTCGACGGCGCGGTCATAGTCGTCCACGTCGATCACCATCCAGCCGGCGATCAGGTCCTTGGTTTCCGCGAACGGCCCGTCGGTGACCGGAGGCCTGCCCTCGCCGTCGTAACGCACGAAGGTGCCCTCGGGAGCGAGAGCCTGCCCGTCGATGTACTCGCCGCTGGCCCGAAGCCCGTCGGCGAAGTCCTGCATGAACTGGATGTGGGCGCTGACCTCGTCCGGAGTCCACTGGTCCATCGGGGTGTCATCCAACGGCCGCGGACCCCCGCGGTAGTGCTTAAGCAGCAAATACTTGGCCATTATGGTCTCCTTGTTTCTCCTGCGTCTTTTTCTCCAGCGACACGGCCATTGTGGCGGTGCCATACAGGGGGACGGAATGGGGGAGGGAAACTCGTTCTAAGAACGGCGCGTCGTCCGATCCCGGTGGTTTTGCGCACGGAGACGGCATCGCGGGTCGAGACGGTGTCCAAACGTCACGCCCCACACCCCCGATTCCGTCACACACCGCGCCACAGCGTACCCTTGAGCATGTGAAAACCTTCGAAGACCTCTTTGCCGAGCTGAGTCAGAAAGTTCAGGACCGCCCCGCCGGGTCACGCACCGTGACCGAATTCGAGTCGGGCGTGCATGGCATCGGTAAGAAGGTTGTTGAGGAGGCCGCCGAAGTGTGGATGGCCGCCGAATACGAATCTGATGCCGAATGCGCCGAAGAAATCTCCCAGCTGCTGTACCACCTCCAGGTCCTGATGCTCGCCAAAGGCCTGACCCTGCAGGACGTTTACAAGCATCTCTAGCCGCGCGCTGACCTTGCGTCAGTGTGTGGCCCGCCGGTCGAACCTTCTCAGTAAAACGAACTTCCAGCGAAAGATGCTTCCCATGCTCCGTGTAGCCGTACCCAATAAGGGTGCCCTGTCCGAATCCGCCTCCGCCATGCTCAACGAGGCGGGCTACCGCCAGCGCCGCGACTCCCGCGAACTGGTCATGGTGGACCCCGATAACGAGGTTGAGTTCTTCTTCCTCCGCCCCCGCGATATTGCCGTGTACGTCGGTGCCGGCACGCTCGACGTCGGCCTCACCGGCCGCGACCTGTTCCTGGATGCCCAGGTGGACGCCGAGGAACTGATGAGCCTCGGCTTTGGTGCCTCCACGTTCCGCTTCGCCGGCCCGGTGGGGGACTTCACCTCCATCGAGCAGCTCGAAGGCAAGCGCGTGGCCACCAGCTACGACGGCCTGCTGCGCGCCTACCTGGCCGAACGCGGCATCAGCGCCTCCGTGGTCCGGCTCGACGGCGCCGTGGAATCCTCCGTACGCCTCGGCGTCGCGGACGCGATCGCCGACGTCGTCGAAACCGGCACCACCCTGCGCGCCGCCGGCATGGAAATCTTCGGCGAGCCGATCCTGAAGTCCGAAGCCGTGCTGATTGGACGCAGGAACGCGGAACACCCGGCCGGCCTGGACGTGCTGATCCGCCGCCTGCGCGGCGTCCTGGTGGCACGCCAGTACGTGATGATGGATTACGACGTGCGCCGCGACCTGCTGGAGGAAGCCGCCGCACGCACCCCGGGCCTGGAATCGCCCACCGTTTCCCCGCTGCGCGACACGGACTGGGTGGCCGTCCGCTCCATGGTCAAGCGCACGGACACCAACCGGATCATGGACGAGCTGTACGACATCGGCGCCCGCGCCATCCTCGTCAGCACCATCCACGCCTGCCGGATCTAGGGGAGACGCACCATGAGTGTTGCCATCCGCGTCATCCCCTGCCTGGACGTCGACGCCGGCCGCGTGGTCAAGGGCATCAACTTCGAAGGCCTGCGCGACGCCGGTGACCCGGTGGAACTCGCG from Arthrobacter zhangbolii includes the following:
- the pelF gene encoding GT4 family glycosyltransferase PelF, encoding MKIALITEGTYPVATGGVSTWCDQLVTGMPEHEFHLVALTGGDAGRPIWKLPPNVRSVSLVPVWGPAVSPLRHGNRRRYALEAVQYELTRLWDAALGSDTADPVGRTENALRHLVDISNRVGLARALATRGSVEPILTAWTRHLVSTGEEPMSVADAVMTASIVDRALALVDRRLSGMDVIHASSNGPSSLIALSQSWRHGTPILLTEHGVYLRERYLALYGADFSWPVRRAVTAFLRRLCQVAVTSAHMVLPVNRFNARWERRLGARPERIHTITNGVDPAKFEPVTTEPELPTISFVGRIDPLKDLGTLISAFALVRQRIPNAQLRIFGPTPAENVGYRAGLIRQTETLGITDAVHWEGPTKGSRPAIAAGHVVALSSVSEGLPFTLIEAMMCGRATVNTDVGGVAECLDDEHTAGMLVDARDAAAFADACITLLTDPKLRAAMGAAARRRALAEFTLERCLARYREAYAAARDRVLFEHPGPLPATAPFSVDKAALGLSV
- a CDS encoding antibiotic biosynthesis monooxygenase family protein encodes the protein MYVVVNTLEVGPETAEAFEKAFIDSMANLEGVPGLGRSTLMRPEGKSNTYLSTMEFDSKEDFFAWLKSDSFKASHSDDQAPGMQAPNTVASYTVIKDTAA
- a CDS encoding YciI family protein; its protein translation is MAKYLLLKHYRGGPRPLDDTPMDQWTPDEVSAHIQFMQDFADGLRASGEYIDGQALAPEGTFVRYDGEGRPPVTDGPFAETKDLIAGWMVIDVDDYDRAVELAGELSAAPAAGGKPLREWIELRPFLSSPMTITE
- a CDS encoding phosphoribosyl-ATP diphosphatase encodes the protein MKTFEDLFAELSQKVQDRPAGSRTVTEFESGVHGIGKKVVEEAAEVWMAAEYESDAECAEEISQLLYHLQVLMLAKGLTLQDVYKHL
- the hisG gene encoding ATP phosphoribosyltransferase; translated protein: MLRVAVPNKGALSESASAMLNEAGYRQRRDSRELVMVDPDNEVEFFFLRPRDIAVYVGAGTLDVGLTGRDLFLDAQVDAEELMSLGFGASTFRFAGPVGDFTSIEQLEGKRVATSYDGLLRAYLAERGISASVVRLDGAVESSVRLGVADAIADVVETGTTLRAAGMEIFGEPILKSEAVLIGRRNAEHPAGLDVLIRRLRGVLVARQYVMMDYDVRRDLLEEAAARTPGLESPTVSPLRDTDWVAVRSMVKRTDTNRIMDELYDIGARAILVSTIHACRI